A window of the Eubalaena glacialis isolate mEubGla1 chromosome 9, mEubGla1.1.hap2.+ XY, whole genome shotgun sequence genome harbors these coding sequences:
- the LOC133097354 gene encoding alpha-globin transcription factor CP2-like has product MGTGSAGSPAPHILPVSAAPLGLPAVNLQTDKRQVVPTERGGEKVQKRRGSTGDVLALPIFKQEESSLPPDNENKILPFQYVLCAATSPTVKLHDETLTYLNQGQSYEIRMLNNRKLGELPEINGKMVKSIFRVVFHDRRLQYTEHQQLEGWRWNQHGDRILDIDIPMSVGIIDPRANPNQLNTVEFLWDPAKRTSVFIQVHCISTEFTMRKHGGEKGVPFRVQISTFKENENGEYTEHLHSASCQIKVFKPKGADRKHKTDREKMEKRTPHEKEKYQPSHKTTILTECSPWPEITYVNNSPSPGFSSSHSSLSLGEGNGSPNHQPEPPPPVTDNLLPTTTPQEAQQWLHRNRFSTFTRLFTNFSGADLLKLTRDDVIQICGPADGIRFFNALKGRMVRPRLTICVCQESLHLRKQQQQQKRAGGDSHGTFFVYRAVCLAELTAVERTEKIARLFSISPLPDQPHLQAGPTGIRVLFRDEMIQNFQEEACFILDTMKETSDSYHIILK; this is encoded by the exons ATGGGCACAG GCTCTGCTGGCAGCCCAGCCCCACACATCCTCCCAGTCTCTGCTGCACCACTGGGCCTCCCAGCGGTcaatttacag ACAGATAAACGGCAGGTGGTTCCCACAGAAAGGGGCGGGGAAAAGGTGCAGAAGCGGCGTGGGAGCACAGGTGATGTCCTAGCATTGCCCATTTTTAAGCAAGAAGAGTCAAGTTTGCCTCCAGATAATGAGAATAAAATCCTCCCTTTTCAATACGTGCTTTGTGCTGCCACCTCCCCAACAGTGAAACTCCATGATGAAACCCTGACATATCTCAATCAAGGCCAGTCTTATGAAATCCGAATGCTAAACAATAGGAAACTTGGAGAACTTCCAGAAATTAATGGCAAGATGGTGAAGAGTATATTCCGTGTCGTGTTCCATGACAGACGGCTACAATACACGGAACATCAGCAGCTGGAGGGCTGGAGGTGGAACCAACATGGAGATAGAATTCTTGACATAGATATCCCAATGTCTGTGGGTATAATCGATCCTAGGGCTAATCCAAACCAACTAAATACAGTGGAGTTCCTGTGGGACCCTGCAAAGAGGACATCTGTGTTTATTCAGGTGCATTGTATTAGCACAGAGTTCACTATGAGGAAACATGGTGGAGAGAAGGGAGTGCCATTTCGAGTACAAATCAGTACCTTCAAGGAGAATGAGAACGGGGAATATACTGAGCACTTACACTCAGCCAGCTGCCAGATCAAAGTCTTCAAGCCCAAAGGTGCagacagaaaacacaaaacagacagggagaaaatggagaaacGAACGCCTCATGAGAAGGAGAAATATCAACCTTCCCATAAGACAACTATACTCACAGAGTGTTCTCCATGGCCCGAGATCACATATGTCAATAATTCCCCATCACCTGGCTTCAGCAGTTCCCATAGCAGTCTTTCTCTTGGGGAAGGAAATGGTTCACCAAATCACCAGCCAGAGCCACCCCCTCCAGTCACAGACAACCTCTTGCCGACAACCACACCTCAGGAGGCTCAGCAGTGGTTGCATCGAAACCGTTTTTCCACATTCACGAGGCTTTTTACAAACTTCTCAGGAGCAGATTTATTGAAACTAACTAGAGATGATGTGATTCAAATCTGTGGCCCTGCAGATGgaatcag GTTTTTTAATGCATTAAAAGGCCGGATGGTGCGCCCAAGGCTAACCATTTGTGTTTGTCAGGAGTCCTTGCACCTGAggaagcagcaacagcagcagaagCGTGCGGGTGGAGACTCACATGGTACTTTCTTCGTTTACCGTGCCGTCTGCCTAGCAGAACTGACAGCTGTTGAACGGACAGAAAAAATTGCTCGGCTTTTCAGCATTTCCCCTTTGCCAGATCAGCCACATCTACAAGCGGGGCCCACAGGAATCCGTGTGCTCTTTCGTGATGAGATGATACAGAACTTTCAGGAAGAAGCCTGTTTTATTCTGGACACAATGAAAGAAACCAGTGATAGCTATCATATCATACTGAAGTAG